Part of the Diceros bicornis minor isolate mBicDic1 chromosome 17, mDicBic1.mat.cur, whole genome shotgun sequence genome is shown below.
TTTTATAGGCGCTGCAGGAACCTGAGTAAGGGCCTCCAGTCCTTCCGCCCATTTGGGGAGCGATTAAAGAAGCTGAGGTTGTCTCCTTCTTACTCACTGGCAGTCACAACCTCGCAGCCACTACAGCCTCAGCCTCCAGCGTGGACACAGAGAAGGTAAGTCAGAATGAAAGGACCATGCCCTCAGCTATAAACCTGGATCACTCAGGCCATCTGGCTTGGGAATAACTGAAGGGGAGTGGAGTTAGGGGTATTCAACTGCAAGGCACTTTTTTCCAAATGAATATGTGAAATTTTTTCCTAGGTAATCTCAGTTTTGATGCTAAACTGTCCAAAAAGTTATTTGGGGGACCATTTTGTATAATTCTTCAATGAACAAATAATAGGTACTTAACAATAACATGTTGCATTGGATTGACTTGAATGAAAAGAAGGAACAGTTATTAGAATTACTAGGAAAAATCCTCTGCCTGTCTCCTTCAAGCAGTGTATCAGTATCTTGAACGATCAAATGATCCATTAATGTTGACAACTTTTGTTCTGGAGCCTGATATAACTGGAATCCCATCAGTCATACAAACATTATCACCCACTCCATTTTATGAAAAAGATTCTGCCTTAGGCTTCAAAAAGCCTGGGTGGAAATTGTGACATGAAGATGGACGAATTATCTGAAGCCGCCAAGTGAAGACTGTTCTGCTTTTCCCAGCAGGATGGAGCTAAGATAGTTTTGAGGATTTGATAGTTTTGAGCTATTTCATTCTTTATGTCCCGGTGTCTTCATTTGGGAATAAGAAACATTATAGTGCCTGCATAGGACTAACCAAGAGGCGTTCTCTTAGGTGGATGCAAAGTCATAAGTCTGTCTCATCTTTTTTCCACAGGGGAACAGAAGACCATTCTTGGGAGGTCTACCTACAAGTTACCATGTATGAAGACTGCGTTGAGTCCACTGGGGACTATTATCTCCTCTGTGACACCAAGGGGACATGGGGCATTGTTCTAGAGTCCCTGGCGGCAATAGGCATAGTGGTTACAATTATGCTACTCTTGGCATTTCTCTTTCTCATGCGAAAGGTTCAAGACTGCAGCCAGTGGAATGTCCTCCCCACCCAGTTCCTCTTCCTCCTGGGTGTGCTGGGGCTCTTTAGCCTTGCTTTTGCCTTCATCATCCAACTCAATCAGCAAACTGCCGCCGTACGCTACTTTCTCTTTGGGGTTCTCTTTGCTCTCTGTTTCTCATGCCTTTTGGCTCATGCCTCCAACCTGGTGAAGCTAGTCCGAGGTAGAGTCTCCTTCTCTTGGACAACAATTCTGTTCATTGCTATTGGTGTCAGCCTGTTGCAGATGATCATTGCCATTGAGTACGTGACCCTCATGATGACCAGAGGTACGATGTGGGTGTGTATGACACCCTATCAGCTCAACGTGGACTTTGTTGTACTCCTGATCTATGTCCTCTTCCTGATGGCCCTCACGTTCTTTGTCTCCAAAGCCACTTTCTGTGGCCCATGTGAGAACTGGAAGCAGCATGGAAGGTTCATCTTCGTCACTGTGCTCATCTCCATCGTTATCTGGGTGGTGTGGATCTCCATGCTCATGAGAGGCAACCCACAGCTCCAGCGGCAGCCCCAGTGGGACGACGCTGTCATCTGCATTGCCCTGGTCACCAATGCCTGGGTCTTCCTGCTGCTGTACATCATACCTGAGCTCTGCATTCTCTACAGGTCGTGTAAGCAGGATTGCCCTGTACAAGGCAATGCCGGCCCAGTCCCAGCCTACCAACGCAGCTTCCGAGTGGAGAACCAGGAGCTCTCAAGAGGTACTTTCCCCAGTGATTCAGGGAGAAGGGAAGCTCTCCTATGGGAGAAACAGGAGAGAAAAAGGGCAATAGGATGAACCATGAGGGAATGGTCAGAATTTAGGTGGGTGACATAATAGTTCAAGCGTGGGGATAAAGAGACCCAGAATCAAGGTTAAACTCTTATGCAAAATCAGTTCTTCtgaaatatagagatttatggggAGAGGCCAAGGCAGAAATAAATCAAAGGCCCTAAATAAAGAGGGTGTGGCTCTGAGTGCTCATGCTGGGTAAAGAAAGGCACTCACTAGAAAATGAGTTAACCAGCCCCCAATTAAGCTTGGACCACGCAATGGCGGGGCATATAATGCTCGGTCCAGATGTTTTGCTTGTCAAGTGCAAAAGTCAATCCTGGCAACAGTgattgacattttttaaatttatctcaaAGCTAATTTGTCCAAACAGCATGATAAACTGATTCGCAGGACTCATCACCTCATTAAAGTCACAAAGCTCAATAACTTCTGGATTCCTACTTTTCAAATCATTCACTACTTGAAAGCCTTCAAGGTTTACAAAAAGTGACAGGAAGAGCCATTAAATCAGAATTCTGAGTAAAAGCTCAGATGCATAATCATTAGTAGAAATAAAGCAACTTGCCTATGTgacattttcataataatttctaggtcagatttttatctttatataagaCTAAGCCACCTGCCTATACAttgttaaagaataaaatatgttatcCATGACAACAAGGAGGCTTGGACCCCAACAACACGGGGAAATAGTGCCTTATTTCAGTTACCTGGAAatatgtcaaaactcattaaTTCTTTTCTGAAACACTATTCATAGTTTTACAtcaatttttgtgttttaatagGCATTTGATTTCtcacaatttctttctttttttttttttttttttggttttggtttttgtttctgtttctgtgaggaagatcagccctgagctaacatccacactaatcctcctctttttttttgctgaggaagaccagctctgagctaacatctatcgccaatcctcctcctttttttttttttcgccaaagccccggtagatagttgtatgtcatagttgcacatccttctagttgctgtatgtgggacgccgcctcagcatggccggagaagcggtgcgtcggtgcacgcccgggatccgaacccaggccaccagtaccggagcgagcacacttaaccgctaagccaccggg
Proteins encoded:
- the GPRC5D gene encoding G-protein coupled receptor family C group 5 member D yields the protein MYEDCVESTGDYYLLCDTKGTWGIVLESLAAIGIVVTIMLLLAFLFLMRKVQDCSQWNVLPTQFLFLLGVLGLFSLAFAFIIQLNQQTAAVRYFLFGVLFALCFSCLLAHASNLVKLVRGRVSFSWTTILFIAIGVSLLQMIIAIEYVTLMMTRGTMWVCMTPYQLNVDFVVLLIYVLFLMALTFFVSKATFCGPCENWKQHGRFIFVTVLISIVIWVVWISMLMRGNPQLQRQPQWDDAVICIALVTNAWVFLLLYIIPELCILYRSCKQDCPVQGNAGPVPAYQRSFRVENQELSRARDSDGAEEDVALTSYGTPIQLQVNVLVYVHQGGT